ACTGATGAGTCTTGAATATATCAGTCGTAAAAGTACCGAAAGAAATAGCGAGCTCAAGTAGCATGAATGTGTAATGCTCGTACGTGTGGGTTTGTCGAACTACCCACGTTTCTCAATTTATTTTTGTCTGAAACAATGTCGGGGAGTACCGTAATAAAAATCTGCCCTCAGTTCCTCTCGACATACCATCAAGAAGTGCGGGACCGGAGCCAGACTTGCAAAGATTTCCGTTGGTAAGATCTCTCTTTGACAAAGCCAATAGGCATTTTGTAAAAGTGCTCACACCGGGTCTCAGTTTTCCTCTCACTGTTCTGACATATTTATTGGCTCAGCTAGGGGAAGCATTTTTTTACGATAGAACAATCTTTCTTTTGTTCAGACGCAAGTTATTTGCAGTTTTGTTATGCCACCCACCAACTGGCAGCATTTGAATAGCAGTGAATAGCGCGCAGAGTACGGGACAGTAACATTCAGACACGCACGAATAGTACGAGCGCTTGTACTGTTCGTGTGCGTCTGAATTTTGCGGCCCCGTCCTCTGCGTGCTATTCATTGTTATTCATcgcatgcaccaacaagcccaaaaagCTACGCTGCTGAATAGCAGCATTTGCATGAAATTTCATTCAGCATCATCTGATAGGCGAGCTTATACGAACGCTTGGTTACATTCGTGCCAATCTTCGCAGTTTCATTCTGCATCCTTTTTAACCGTTAATGGCCTGACTCTGCGGTGTTTTGAATAGGCGGTAGGGCGTGGGATTAAGTTTTATGTTGATGTCGGATAAGTTATAGTGGTGTAATGTTTGGTGACTAGGGCCCCAATTTAGAAGCATGACTACATCAATTGAAATACCATATGATCGCCAGTAATTCTTACTTTTGTAACCATGGCGTAGACTTTTCTTCAATGTGGAATGCCTAAAACAACTACCTCGTCTTACTTGCTCGTTATGAAAATCGTAAGAAATAAACCATTTCTCGATGTATATGAAGTGAAATAAAATTTCTAAAGCTTGGCGTCTTCGTGGACATGTTCTGGACCAATCCCCAAAGTCTTGAACTGCTCTGGGCGTTATAGACTGCTAGAATCGTGAAGTATGAAGTCAATAAAGGATGTCTAAAACTTCACGATGTCTTCCGTGTTTTTCATACCCAGTTCTCAAAATATCCAAATTCTGTCGGCGTTGAAGACCACCATAATCGCTTGCGACCCAAGTCAAAGAGGCATCTGCTGAATAGGCGGTAAAGATCGGCAGGGAAGAAGTCACTCATGAGCTCTGATTGTCCGACTGCTCGTGGACAATCATTTAGTGCATTTAAGCAAGCCTTGTATTGTAAGAATGAACTTTAATGGGCACAAACTGTAGGAAATACATGGTAAAAACATAACAAAGCTTCTTGGTCACAAACTAACAAATACATGGTAAAAACATAACAAAGCCTCTTGGTTACATAGAGTCCACACTAACAAATGCCATTGAAGTTGCCCTCATTCACCTAACCGTTGCGGTTGCCGAGCTCTGCACGTCAGAAGCACTAACATACTTGGGCTTGTGCACTCTGGTTAACGGAATGGACATGTCTCTTCATGGCGACCAaacataacaaaaaagaaaaaaaaaatgtgatggcTGAGGTCTGGACAGCCTCGGGTGCTTGGGTGAAGCCACCTCCGCCCCGGCATCACTCCTCGTTCTCTCCTTCTTCCTTGGCGTTGATCTCGTACTCCTTGAGCAGCTCGGTGAACAAGCTGCGCTGCTGCTCTCGGGTGGCCTCGAATATTTTCTCGTACTTGGCCTTGGACAGGGCCAACACGCTATGGAGATCTTCGGGAGACAGGGCCTTCTCGAGTTTCTCGTGGAGTAGCTCCAGCAGGCGCGATACCTGCACCTTGCGCATACGGTTGTAGTCCAGGTCGGCCAGCATGAGCTTGTAGCTGCACTTGTCCAGGATGCGAACGATGTGGCGAGTGTTCTTGATATCGCGGCACTCGACGCGGTAGTCTGGTGGTACGACCCGCGTGGCGCGGCAGCGTGCCAGGAACGCCGCCTTGTTGGCGTAGGCCGCCAGGTCAAAGATGGCTCGGAAGTACCGGCTCACGAGCTCCATGGGCCGGCGGCCGTAGGCCTTCCGCAGGTGCCGCTTCAAAGACGATGGGCTCAGCTGCTGCTGAGAGTCGACGGAGATATCACTGCCCTCCATCTTCGAAGTCTCGACCGGCTCCAGAGTATCTCCGCAACCTCCCTTGGCCAGGACATCCGCCATGGTGACTGCTGACGACCTGCTCGCTGCTAAAAATCTGAGGGATCTGATCGAACGTCCAGCACGCAGCTCGAGCCAGCTCCTGCTGTGCCACCGGCATCGATGCTaatgctgctgccgcgattgACTATGACGACGGCGAAGACGTTTGTCGCGCGCCAAACtgcatccagaaaaaaaaaaagcaccagacACGACTCCAGGCGAGCCCCCCAACCTTGTCCCTGTGTTGGTTGCTTGTGACAGTATCTGAGCGTGCGCTACAATAAAATGTGCTGTAATAGAACTGCCTGAGACACAAAATGACGTTTCAGCTGCGCGTGATTCTTTTGTTCAAAAATTACGAAGCTCGCTACATAGAGGGATTAATAAGCTTTCATATTTTCTAATGTCGTAGTGTTGCAACTTGCAACGCTACGCAGTTGAAGAACAGTTGAAAAAGCAAGTTGAAGAAACCATGCGGACCCAACGCAATGTTAAAACCCCACTGACGTGAAGCTCGTTAGCTTCGCGTCAGTAGCGGATGACTCGTCACCTGTAGCTCTTAGCTCTGTGCCGCGAAGGCGACGTATGATACTTGTCGACAGAAGGATGTTGATGAAAGGTGCGTGCGCAGAGAAGTACGACACACATCTAAATATATGTAAGGCTTCCGTGCCCATCGGGAGATAGTGGTACAAACCCATTCTGCGAGATTGcccaagaatgggcacatacctAGTGGGCTATGATTCTGGGATATCAAATGTGAGAAAATCAAAGAAGCCGTTCAATATCATGTACTGTTCCATTGAGCGGTGCGGTGCGTGCGATACCCATTAGCCGACATTATACGTGCAGGTTTTATGTCGTTATGTATTTTCTGGCAAAGATATGTTGCAGCGcgtaagaaaaatgaaaagaggtGCAGAGACAAAAGGACGACATAAAAGGTAGAACATTGGCCAACCCTCTGCCTTGAATTTATTCTCTGATTACTTATAACAGAAGTGCGCTCATTGGCACTTGTTTATGGGTCAAAATTTCGCGCTATATAAGCGAGTGCATCCGGTGGCACATACCCAACTGACCAGAATACGGGCAGcctaaatataaaaataaaataaagaggaGCAATTCAATAGCATGCGTGGTTTCACAAAGAAGTCTGTGGGCGTTAGAGCTACATATAGCTGGCATTGTACACGTATACGTGTACATGCTTTTTGTCGggatttattaaggcgaaaggatttctaggctcatggtgaagtttgtgtcagcagacctgaccgccggagtgtccgccgaagcgtcatcacgccattaGAAGACATAtaaaagacagattaaagaatgaaaaaggattgatagtgacagttagtgaatgataaccttataatagagattggtagagattaataatgactagtaatgactaataatgactactaatgactacgaaatgacgaATATGTCTAACAACGGCTTGAAATGACCACAagtgattacaaatgactaaaatgcttagtagtgagcagtaatgactaataatgactgaaatgacttgtactgACTAGTAATCACTATGAAATGACcgatatgtctaacgacaacttttAACGGCAATTAATTAGAAATGACAAAATGCTTACTAAtaaccagtaatgactaataatgactgaaattagATGCAATAACAACTAATGACTATGCTATGACGAACATGCCTAACGATTTCTTGTAATGACCATAATTGTCTACAAATGAGTAagaatgcttagtagtgagcagtaatggctaaaagaaagaagggaaattgaagaggcaaagagaaagaggcgaatgataataggaggaagagtaggctttcgccgttcacctcttaagagagatcttaagagaccctgtaatattTGTCCGACTGCGCAGAGCAAAGGGACTCTTACTGGCACTAACTTGCCGGCAAATATTCAGGGTTATACGGTGGCGTGAAAGAAGAAGACGTCATCGGCTGAAGGTAGACGTAAATCCCTCTCATGGATATGAGCCAGCCATGTCTTGAGACCACAACGACAACAACCTAGCCTTGCAAATTAATGCTCCGCCCGGGCGTATCCTTTTAACACTTGTAATGCTGGTGCCGTGAGACGACTACGTTCATTGCACTCCACTAAAGAACGTCCAAGTATATAAGGGAGTGAGCCATACTAGCAGGAGTGAGGCATTAGACATAAAGCAGAGGTTGCATGCCTATACGCTGCGTAAAGGCCGTACCGCAGCCGTTGAACCGCCCATGACTACCGCAAGTTGCACCTTCGAGTAATTTTTAGCGTGTCATTCGCTCAGAAGCTCGGGATCGCTGAGGACCTTAGCAGGAGATGGCTATGGTAAAAGTTCGAGACCGGAGTCAAGTGCTTCGACACGCGCTAAACACGCAGAAGCATGTGGCAAGGACTGCTCTACGAATTCTCGACTACAGCAGTGCTATAGCTGATCCCCGTTAACTAGCCGAGCGGGAAGACAATGTGAGGAAGCCAGACGTGGCTACTTGTCATTCTCCGAAAACAAATGGAGAGGTGAGGACGCAACTGCTCTCTTCTGACATGATACTCTCACTCGCTTTGTTCATTGCATGCACAGAGGTACTAACATTCCGAAGGGACAGAGCCCAGAAAAGAATtggaaataaaattaaaaaaaaagagggcaTGCTTCGGGGCTGTACGCTCACTTGTTACTTCCGTAGACAGCTTACGCGCGCACACCTCCCAGCGTTCGGGGTCGCTTCCTCTCGCTCTCTTGCCGCAACACAGGCTCCACCGGCAGGATGCTTTCCGGATTGCACACGCGTTGCTTTCGCTCGACAGAGACCGGCTGGGAAAGTACGGAGGCTGTTTGCCATTCAAGGCAACGTACGTTTCGCTCCTCCCTCgcgcgtttttgtttttgattcgGACCCTTTCTCTCGCGCTTGAGCATTCTGGCCGCCGGCGTCGTCGGCAGTGGCTGAGAGCCAGATCGTTCCAGTCACCCGCCGGCAAACGTGCCGGCAATCTGCCGGGATCAAGGCGAAGTGCTCAGACCAAGGCGGTCGAGTTGACCAACGCCAACGTTCTCGCAAATGGACGCGCGGACTAACGCAAAGTTTCGTCGGACACAGAGCTCGGAAAGGACACCGTGCCCTGAGCCGGCAACTGTCGTCCACACCTTTCTCGAAGCGTGTATGAATATGGATTCATAACATCGTGGACATCACAGCCATCATCACCTCCGTCGCACAGGCAATAGCGGTAAGGAAAATGTGGAGCGCACGCGGAGCAGGGTTCATTCGCCCTACTCTGGAGCAGCCACGTGAGGGTGCGTGCATACGCGTGCGTATGCTAATGTTGCGCATGTGTGGCACGTGAGAGTTACTGCTCCTTGATCGTCAAGTCACATGATGACGCTATTGACTTCATCGAGCATTTGCTTTCTAACGTGTCTGCGCCGAAGTATCCGTATCGGCGCTGTCTCCGACAATGACAAGTAACGTTGAGGAGCATACtatgttgggcgagttggtgcatagctGTTGGAAGCGCTGTGGCGGAAAGTAAAAACACACCAGGAAAAATGAAGGAGACAGGAAAAGCGCcactcaaattttttttcttgtgcgttTCTACCTTGCGCCACAGTACCTCGAAGGACAAACGTGCGGTGGCATCTTTCTTTCGTCAGAATGCACCCAGCGCAACAAAGCATGAAATCCGTAGGAGCCAGTGGGCCACTACACTTCGTGTGGTTCTGTTGGGGATGTCCTTGCAATAAAATGCTTAGGTTGGATTTTTCGCGGAATGTAGGAGCCTGGTGTACCTTGTATGTATGATCAAATTGAAAGGTCAAGGAGCTTGCTACACCAGCTGTCGAGACCTTGAGGCACATCGCCAGCAACGAGCATTAGATGCAAATGTGGCGATTGCTTGCTTGTCGGCGCAGGTTGCCGTTATAAGCTTTGACGTTGCGCAATTGATGTACACTCATCAGTTTTCTATGCATATCTATCGCGTTTTATCGTTTGTAAACCGTGGAGGGGAAATGCTTATCAGGACCTCTATTTACATCCCTTGGGGGCTTTCCAAGAAACTGTTTCACTTCGTGGCTTGATATGCAGTTACATCTGTGATACGAGCTCCCCCCCCCCATTGTAATGTAAACCGAATGGTTCACCTCAATAGACAAAACGAAAACAGGTGGGGGGTATCTGTTATGGCTCTTCGCTGCCTGTGAATAGAAAAGCCATTTTATCAGTGTTACTGTATGTGCATGTGTAGTATAGTCTGTTTTGCATCTCACCGCCTCGCGTACTTCCACACATTGATCATGTAGTTCATGGCTGTCCGTCTAACCATTGCCCGAGCGACTGAAAAACATGCATTgacgtattttttttattattttgctaGACACACTATGGTTGAATCATACTTTCCCACCTCCTGATTTTCTTTTGATTTCGGAACAATAAGAAGCACGTTTTGCCGTGTACAGTCACGCAGGCAATATTGAGAAAGCGTCGCATAAGTTATTCGGTGGGTTCATTTTGAGTGTGCCGTTGGTGTCGAAGTGAGCTTCACTGAAATAATCATCCGACAAACAATCACATTGCACTGTTTTTGTGACATATTTGGGTCGTTTCCCTTTCGTTCTTAGAAGTTGTATTCTACACGTGTCTGCATATGTCTAATTGGTGCGATCCACCTAGTAAGGAAACCTGCAGTATACCCGTAGTTCCGGAGCTCGTGTGGCGCGCGTCGTCTCGCAGTAAATATACGTCTGCCTGCCCGAGGCTCCGACTAACGCACTTTAAGAGCGCAATTTCGTCAATCTTTGCAAAGTGTCTCGCCGCACTATTTTCTCAGGCTACTTTTCTAGAAGCTAAGGAAACGGAAGTCGCAACATTCGGAGGAGTGGAGGGCGTGAATCGCATTCCGGAATTCATATGAACGCATGAGCTGGAGGCAGACACACCGGCTGCCGCACCCCTGTTGTCGGCATCCGACCTTTCGCCTCCTCGGCGACCAACTCATTTTGTCTTCCTCTGTACAtttaaaatcactggcactgcCTGAGGTACGAGTAATATGCCTCGGCACGAGATATAGTCAGGTATTATACGGTTGAATACGACGTTCGTCCTTTATTGTAGCGTTCGTTTTTTATTATACCTTTCAGGAATCGACAGGGTAAATGTTTAGCATTATtttggaaaatgtcatcgaaTTCAGTTTTAGCGATAAGAGCAGAGTTGCTAAATATATATGTCTCACAGAGGTGAAACTGTACTGGGTCTAACAGAGCTTTCAGAACGACAACTTGAGAGAATCGTAAACAAAACCACTAGTATTTAAAAAATAAGTTCCAGTCATTAGTGAAAACGTACTGAGATCTCCTGTGTGGGTATGTATATATCTTTAGAAAGGTTTGTAATGATCAGATATGGGATCGAACACGCGTCATCAGTTTGTCGTTTCACTTTGTCTTTTCCATAAATACATGGAGAAAACCCACTACAACAGCTCTCGATTTGGTGGGCACCAGTGCATTCGTgccttgtgtcttcttttgccaTTTGTATGCCGATGAGGCGTTTAACATGACTGCTTTTAGCTTCCTAATTTTGGGCAGGGCCgggtttgtttttattttgtgctAGTTCCGGTGGAATTTCGCTTCTCTCTGACGCTATGGGGTAAGTACATATCCGATCTTCTATTTGTGAGCTCGAGGCCTCAGCTTCCCCCGGGAGCCTGCTTGGAGGGGGTGGGTCGAGATCTCCTGATCTCGTGTTTTCACGTCATTTTCGCGCTACGTACCATGTCGTCAAGAATGATTATTGGTCTGACGAAAGCATAATAGCTATCACGAGACTGTATGTTCTAGAACCGCGGGAACATGCGATATTTTCGTAGTTGCTATAGTATGATGTCTCGTGGTCAACTCTGTCACTTGGGTTAGTTTGTGCGCTTATTTCTTGTATATTATTCTTTTGTTTCGCCTCTGTCAAACAGTCATAGTTCCAACTCGCGCATCTAACACTTTCGACCTTGTTCTGGTTTCAAATCTTGATATAATTCAATCAGTGCAGTACATAAAAGGGCCTAGTGACCACAACCTGATTCTGTTCGACGTTTCCGTCATGGTTCGCAACCGCTAACTTTTGACAAAATTTATACGCGACTACAACAAAGACAATTTgacagaaataaacgctgaactTGAAATTTTCTATCACTTCTCCCGATCGGCATATTCTAGGTCCGCCATACCTGGCCCTCATGCCATAAAATATCAAACATTCAATGTTCTAGGTCTGTAGATCAAAACTGGTTACTATACAAGCAGAAAATTCTTGATCTTATAGACGCTCATGTACTACTAATTTGCATAAACGGCAACGTCAGCAGGCCCAGGTTCTGTAATAACGTCAGAAGATTATCGAAAAGAAAGAAGCGTCTATTCCGAGACGCTAAACGAGTAAATTCTAAGGATAAATGGGAGAAATACTTGGAGTGCTTGCAACAATATAGGATTCGAATAAAGAGTTCAAAAAGAAAATTCTATCATGAGCATCCGTTGAACGTACCCCTTCACAGTGACGCTAAAAATTCTGAAACATACTTTCACCGAAAAACAGCGCACAAACCAACATACCTCTAATAATCCTGATGGATCCCCTGTTCCTCCTGAATACCAATCCGATGTTATGAACTCCTACGTTAGTCCTCTTTTTACTCGGGAATCCCCCTTCCCCCTACCTCTCTATCAGATTACAGTTTTGTCCAAATGGATCCTGTACTATTTACCGCTGATCGAATTATGAAACTTATAGATGAGCTCAAAGTAGCCAGTGCACCAGGTCCCGACTACATTCCATCAAAGGTACTGAAGAATACTAAACTGGTTTCCAGCAAAAGTCTACAATTTGTTTTTATGCAATGAATTCGTCACAGTTCTATTCTTAAGGACTGGAAAATCAGTAATGTTGTTCCTGATTTCAAGTATGGTAATGGTTCTGACGCGTCAGACTACCACCCTATATCGCCTGCATCGTTTGCAAACTCTTAGAGCACATTATATATTCAAATGTTGCATCCCACCTCAATAAAAACTCATTTTTATTTTCTAAACAACATAGTTTCCGGCAACGTCCGCCCTGTGATACGCAACTGTTTGAACTTAGAATTGATCTTCATCTCAATATGGATTTTTATTTTCAGACAGACGTGAGCTACCTCAATATCGATAAAGCTTTCGACCGCGTAGCCCATATTCGTTTAATCTCAAAGCATTCTTGACTTCACCTTGACCCTCTAATACGATCATGGATTGAGTGCTTTTTGACTAATCATTTACAGCTCCCTGTTATTGATAATCAGGACTCTAAAACTTGCGACGTAATGCCAGGTGTTTCTCAAGGTTCGTTTCTTGGTCCTCTCTTGTTATTGATATTTATTAATGATCTCCAAAATGATATGTTCTCTGCTACCCGACTTTTTGCAAATGACTGCGTCCTTTATCGAAGAATTGCTTCCCGCAGTGTTCAATCTAAACTTCAGGAAAATTTGCATGAAATTGTGAATTGGTGTACTTCATGGCAAATGTCTTTAAATGTCTCTAAATGAAAATTTATGCAGGTTTCTCGTAAAAGACTTAACGTTACCtataattttccccttaactcCGTTACTAACGAGCAGGTTGATTGACATCGCCATCTTGAAGTAACAATCACGAGCAACTTATCTTGGTCAGACCATATACTCAAGCTCACTGCCGGTACTCCCAAGTCCCTCGGCTTCATCTGAACATTCCTCGATCTTTCTCCCCATTCCATTAGTCAGCTAGCCTACGAAACCTATATCAGCACAAGACTCCAGTATGCGTCCGCCACCTGAAGCCTCCATCAAACTTATTTAACCAATGCGTttgaagcaattcaaaatcgAGTTTCATGGTTTATCACTTCCCTATGTCATAAAAATATTAGTATTACCAACATCAAATCATCCCTCAGTCTTCCATATTTGTCCATGCGCTGCAGGTTCAGTCGCATTTTTCTTTTCCTCAATATACGCTATAATTTTCCGGATATTCATGGTGCTCTCCTGCTTTCTCTTAATCGAAATACCTGCCGTGTTTTCAATTCCCGTAGTTCACAGCGACTTCGAAATCCTTTAACCAATGCTTTCTACCAAATACTTTTGAAGATTGGAACAAACTTCCTGAGTCTATTGTCACTGAGTCAAAATTCAAAGATGGTCTAAAAGCCTTTCTCATTGTCTAACTGTCTTGTGcgtcttgttttttatttattgatactttTTTCTGGGCATGTGTTATGATACATTATCTCTTATTTCAAGGTTTCTTAGGTATGATTTTCTTTCTGCCATCAGTCCTTGACTATGTTCTATCTTTTCAGTGCATTTTATTATCCTTACACTTACGTTATTTTTGTTATATCACGCACTGTATAATGTTTCATGCTGCCTCCATCCCCTTGTAATGCCCCATTGGGTTATTTAAGGAAAGATAAATTAGTATTATGATGAAGATGATGTGTGACCACTGTATTGTGATCTACAATAGTTGCATCTTCGTATCTTTTCTTGATGGTATGCACATACCAGTGATGTTGGCGTGCCCCGGAACAAAGACAGTCCCCGAAAGTGTACCTAGAGAAGTGAAGTTGAACAGTAACCAGCCTGAAAACTATTAGCGATTGTTGATAGAGAATAGTACATTTTATAATTCGCTTTTACAGTATCTGCATGAAGCGAATCCCCGTGCTTATATATGTGTGATTTGATCCCGATATTATTCCGGGGGGCAACTcagggaaataaaaagaaaggccgCTCATTAATGGCCTTGATTACCTCCATGCTGCCATATAGATATTCACTATGGCTTGTGTTATTATGCGGATTTTAGAGGCCTTCTACGGCTTTCTGGACAGCTTTAGGTTGAATTAGCGTTGTCGTTTTATGCCAGTGCAGTGAGTGTCGCATGATCCTGCGTGTTGACATGATAATATGCTGTTGCGGTGCGGCATATCCGATGCTGCAGCTCTCTTTGCGCAGGATGTCTACTAAGTTCGCGTTCCTCTGTGTCCACCAGCTTTTTGCGTGTTTTTTCTGTTCTGTCCGTTAAGCGTTAATTTCCTTGTCCGCGAGAGCGTGATAGCTGAGACTTGTTCATGATGGCTCTGACCTATATCCGTCCTTGTGCCCGCGGCCTGTCCTTGGCTTCCGTGCATGCAGGAGCGCCTGTACATTGCGCCTATTGGAGTCTGGGGAACTGGTTTCCCGAGtgctaaaaacaaaaataaactgcGGTGTCTAACTTCACGAAACTGCACAGCGGGTTGCGAGTAACGCTGTAGGGGAGGGcctcggattaattttgaccacatggggtccTTTacacgtgcacctaaacctaagaaGGCCTACACGAGCGTTGTTGCAttttgccccatcgaaatgcagccgccgtggccgcgagtcGAACtagcgacctcgcgctcagcagcagaatgtcagCCACCGCGGCGGATGTTTCTTGCCGAATTCTCGGAGGGCGCTTTCCATTGGTGAGAGTTGAGCGTAGCTTTGTAGCTCTTCATTTCTTGTGTGTTGCGGAGGCCTGTAATTTCTCGGACGGCGACGTTATACACGCTTTTCAGCTGTAATATTCTGCTATGCTCTTTGGCGAGGATGTAATCAGAAATCCCCTACGATATTTTAGATGGTAGCGTCATCTCAATAAGTCTTGCTGAAGTTTAGATTCGTGCACCTTTGTTTCTGTGTGCTTAGTAAGTCATAGATTAGGTTTCCGTTGCTGCCGTAGTTGTAGTCATgtcggcgggttttcttttctttgataACAATGGCCAGGGCCGTGATGTGCCTAGCATTCTCTGACCACGCAACTGTAGCGAAAGCTGTGCGCTTTTGGAACGGACCCGTATAGGGGAAAATCGTGCCTTCTCCGCGGACATACACAATCCAGTGTGCTTGAGGGCGGTCTCAGTTACATGCAGGGCTGTCAGCACAATTCTTTTTACCTCGCTTCTTAACGTATGGTTTATGTGTTGTCCATAACGTAATGGTTGTCGGCACTAGTGGTGAACCAGACTTCGTGCATTCTGCTCTTTTTCCAAGAAGACGCGAGTTCTATGTCGAACAGGATTAGGGATTCGAAATGTCAGGATTCGAAATGTCTTTGATACCCCGATTAACCCCGATTCTGTTCTTGCG
This Dermacentor albipictus isolate Rhodes 1998 colony chromosome 1, USDA_Dalb.pri_finalv2, whole genome shotgun sequence DNA region includes the following protein-coding sequences:
- the LOC135920471 gene encoding uncharacterized protein; translated protein: MADVLAKGGCGDTLEPVETSKMEGSDISVDSQQQLSPSSLKRHLRKAYGRRPMELVSRYFRAIFDLAAYANKAAFLARCRATRVVPPDYRVECRDIKNTRHIVRILDKCSYKLMLADLDYNRMRKVQVSRLLELLHEKLEKALSPEDLHSVLALSKAKYEKIFEATREQQRSLFTELLKEYEINAKEEGENEE